One Salvia splendens isolate huo1 chromosome 22, SspV2, whole genome shotgun sequence DNA segment encodes these proteins:
- the LOC121787424 gene encoding probable pyridoxal 5'-phosphate synthase subunit PDX1, with product MAGTGVVTVYGNGAIAETTKQSPFSVKVGLAQMLRGGVIMDVVNAEQARIAEEAGACAVMALERVPADIRAQGGVARMSDPQLIKEIKQAVTIPVMAKARIGHFVEAQILESIGIDYVDESEVLTVADEDNHINKHNFRIPFVCGCRNLGEALRRIREGAAMIRTKGEAGTGNVVEAVRHVRSVMGEIRVLRNMDDDEVFSFAKKIGAPYDLVMQTKQLGRLPVVQFAAGGVATPADAALMMQLGCDGVFVGSGVFKSGDPARRARAIVQAVTHYNDAAVVAEVSCGLGEAMVGINLNDAKVERYANRSE from the coding sequence ATGGCCGGAACCGGAGTTGTAACCGTGTACGGCAACGGCGCCATCGCCGAGACCACCAAGCAATCCCCCTTCTCCGTCAAGGTCGGCCTCGCTCAGATGCTCCGCGGCGGCGTCATCATGGACGTCGTCAACGCTGAGCAAGCTCGCATCGCGGAGGAGGCCGGCGCCTGCGCCGTCATGGCGCTCGAGCGCGTCCCCGCCGACATCCGCGCCCAAGGCGGCGTCGCTCGGATGTCAGATCCGCAGCTGATTAAGGAGATCAAGCAGGCCGTCACGATCCCCGTGATGGCGAAGGCTCGGATCGGCCACTTCGTCGAGGCGCAGATCTTAGAATCGATCGGGATCGATTACGTCGACGAATCGGAGGTGCTCACCGTCGCCGACGAGGACAACCACATAAACAAGCACAACTTCCGCATCCCGTTCGTGTGCGGCTGCCGCAACCTCGGCGAGGCGCTGCGGCGCATCCGCGAGGGCGCGGCGATGATCCGCACCAAGGGCGAGGCCGGCACGGGGAACGTGGTGGAGGCGGTGCGCCACGTGAGGTCGGTGATGGGGGAGATCCGCGTGCTGAGGAACATGGATGACGACGAGGTGTTCTCGTTCGCGAAGAAGATAGGGGCGCCGTACGACCTGGTGATGCAGACGAAGCAGCTCGGGAGGCTGCCTGTGGTGCAGTTCGCCGCTGGAGGGGTGGCGACGCCGGCGGACGCAGCGCTGATGATGCAGCTCGGGTGCGACGGGGTGTTCGTCGGATCCGGGGTGTTCAAGAGCGGGGATCCGGCGCGGAGGGCGAGGGCGATCGTGCAGGCGGTGACGCACTACAACGacgcggcggtggtggcggaggTGAGCTGCGGGCTCGGGGAGGCTATGGTGGGGATTAACCTCAATGATGCAAAGGTCGAGAGGTATGCCAACCGCTCCGAGTGA
- the LOC121787416 gene encoding uncharacterized protein LOC121787416 encodes MAAKERKLLLHEKVEVRSLDDGFLGSWHPGVVIRCEELVRAVKYDHILCDDDDDAKLVEDVKVTPAIDGVLDEEVKRPGEYRGLIRPCPKSPTLGAEGATPTLGAEGAWLLHYGVCVDLFLDDAWWEGVVLDHEDGCDRRRIFFPDLGDEVEGKVDDLRLSKDWDEVTQRWKSRGNWLFLELIEEQEKDWPLLVSVRQMWYEVRTKDKFEKVGEWTSSNREVWNELLQEVFRDNLKLAVEHLFANLSCKSAKQGQMSLKFLEKEFESILKSEGPFRSSVAAAAPVEEGIPRTDVNHESNDGVQIQGDRLCVSVRPEKEQVLSPNPVEDSGISSSSSDESPGLKLRRGKHKILTRNRMLKWQSAVPELVSGPKKCLDAIDHYKEYIPSKGIAPSELILDVSKHLLFLGWKIDFTRNGCGNTIRRRYTSPDGKRFPSLPGVFKKLDCDFESEHRSLQVSMHPNDAIANSVSSHEEAPSPSSKSQASSELSKSCITNEMIHIEPKHCPEAVEHYCSLGAKLRPAGLEGEKARQHLSSLGWSFYYHKKREGREMRYISPAGRMFPSLVGACRWCVKTGAHTSTDLSPATGRVVNRDFIDNDHGDFCTSKSQLAFVADDSTVSTPLLENGNTQLTDVPVSEGFVQSIKGEVQKTRMSRRKRRKLESDCLEVSLLSPNRGRKSKTRLRGDSNADSSTPVRRSSKRVRERDASSSQLAPRTILSWLIDNNVVSLGEKVHYCSSKKRPRMAGQISREGIKCSCCGGIFTLSNFETHAGGSDRRPSANIFLEDGRSLIECQLELKLRNSRRNSKLERQLKATQHSRISDNICSVCHYGGELVLCDLCPSSFHTQCVGLKDVPEGDWFCPSCCCQICKSNTGNRPAKDPSFRICYQCERRYHAECLTIEEDATGYWFCHDTCRQIFHGLRDILGVKVPVGTENMTWTLVKYMESDFSKNGAASNDEVLVESYSKLNVALSVMHECFEPVKEPRTRRDLMEDVIFSRRSDLNRLNFQGFYTVLLEKNDELVSAASVRIYGKTVAEVPLVATRFQFRRLGMCRILMNELEKQFTELGIERLVLPAIPTVLNTWINSFGFSKMDESERLNFLVYTFLDFQGTVFCQKMLNINLSMILGLPAEKQTNYYADIEFDGNSAVSEVLERKLVEETDTTEQEMACNKTVADNGDAGCSTEKAIVVVDQPTVPDYSSLHPALDYPLLSTSSGTQSESSTQVTLKCYKRRKVSAC; translated from the exons ATGGCGGCCAAAGAGAGAAAGCTTCTCCTTCATGAAAAAGTCGAG GTGAGGAGCTTAGATGACGGGTTTCTTGGTTCGTGGCACCCTGGGGTGGTTATCCGCTGCGAAGAACTGGTTCGTGCAGTCAAGTATGATCACATTCtctgtgatgatgatgatgatgctaAGCTGGTTGAGGATGTGAAGGTGACCCCTGCAATTGATGGGGTTCTTGATGAAGAAGTTAAGAGGCCCGGTGAGTATAGGGGCTTGATTAGGCCTTGTCCGAAATCTCCGACTTTGGGTGCTGAAGGGGCGACTCCGACTTTGGGTGCTGAAGGGGCGTGGCTTCTGCATTATGGAGTGTGTGTTGACTTGTTTCTTGACGACGCCTGGTGGGAAGGTGTGGTGCTTGACCATGAAGATGGGTGTGATAGGCGGAGAATTTTCTTTCCTGACCTGGGTGATGAAGTCGAAGGTAAAGTTGATGATTTGCGTCTTAGTAAGGATTGGGATGAGGTCACACAGAGATGGAAATCTCGTGGGAACTGGCTGTTTCTTGAATTAATCGAGGAACAGGAGAAAGACTGGCCTCTCCTCGTCTCTGTGCGGCAAATGTGGTATGAGGTGAGGACGAAGGATAAGTTTGAAAAGGTTGGGGAGTGGACTTCGTCTAACCGGGAGGTGTGGAATGAATTATTGCAAGAGGTGTTTCGTGATAATTTAAAGCTTGCTGTTGAGCATCTCTTTGCAAATTTATCCTGTAAATCAGCGAAACAAGGTCAAATGTCACTGAAATTTCTGGAAAAAGAGTTTGAATCTATTTTAAAATCTGAAGGACCTTTTCGTAGTTCTGTTGCAGCTGCTGCACCTGTCGAAGAAGGAATTCCGCGAACTGATGTAAATCATGAAAGCAATGATGGGGTTCAGATTCAGGGTGATCGGCTTTGTGTCTCAGTTAGACCTGAGAAAGAACAAGTTTTGTCTCCTAATCCAGTTGAAGATTCTGGGATTAGTTCGAGCAGTTCTGATGAATCTCCTGGTTTGAAACTGAGACGGGgaaaacataaaattttaacACGGAATAGAATGCTTAAATGGCAGTCTGCTGTACCTGAATTGGTTAGTGGGCCTAAGAAATGCCTTGATGCCATTGATCATTATAAGGAGTATATTCCGTCGAAAGGTATTGCTCCAAGTGAGCTCATATTGGATGTTAGCAAGCATCTACTGTTTTTGGGCTGGAAAATTGATTTTACACGTAATGGTTGTGGAAATACGATTAGGAGACGTTATACATCTCCTGATGGGAAAAGATTCCCTTCACTTCCTGGGGTTTTTAAGAAGCTTGACTGTGACTTTGAGTCAGAACACAGATCATTGCAAGTTAGTATGCACCCAAACGACGCCATTGCAAACTCCGTGAGTTCACATGAAGAGGCACCCTCACCTTCTTCGAAATCCCAAGCTTCCAGTGAGTTGTCCAAGTCGTGCATCACCAATGAGATGATTCACATAGAACCTAAACATTGCCCCGAAGCAGTGGAGCATTATTGTTCACTAGGTGCAAAGCTAAGGCCAGCAGGACTGGAAGGCGAGAAAGCAAGGCAACACTTGTCTTCACTTGGATGGTCTTTTTATTACCACAAAAAAAGAGAGGGCAGGGAAATGCGTTATATATCACCTGCTGGAAGAATGTTTCCCTCCCTTGTTGGAGCTTGTAGATGGTGTGTCAAAACTGGTGCACATACTTCCACCGATCTCTCTCCCGCCACTGGAAGAGTCGTAAATAGAGATTTCATTGATAATGATCATGGCGATTTTTGCACGAGTAAATCACAACTTGCGTTTGTGGCGGATGATTCCACTGTAAGTACCCCTTTATTAGAGAATGGCAATACGCAGTTAACCGATGTGCCAGTGTCGGAGGGGTTTGTTCAGTCGATCAAAGGTGAAGTTCAAAAAACCAGAATgtcgaggaggaagaggagaaaACTTGAATCAGATTGTCTTGAAGTCTCACTATTATCACCCAACAGAGGAAGGAAATCTAAAACGAGGCTAAGGGGAGATTCAAATGCTGATTCTTCAACCCCAGTGAGGCGATCTAGTAAAAGGGTACGCGAGCGGGATGCATCTTCCTCTCAGCTGGCCCCTCGAACTATCTTGTCCTGGTTGATTGACAATAATGTGGTTTCGCTAGGAGAAAAAGTTCACTATTGCAGTAGCAAAAAGCGTCCTCGAATGGCAGGACAGATATCTCGTGAGGGGATCAAGTGTAGTTGCTGCGGGGGAATCTTTACTCTTAGTAACTTTGAAACACATGCTGGCGGAAGTGATCGTAGACCTTCTGCAAATATCTTTTTGGAGGATGGTAGGTCTTTGATTGAGTGCCAGTTGGAATTGAAACTACGTAATAGCCGTCGAAATTCAAAGTTAGAACGGCAATTGAAGGCAACCCAACATAGTAGAATAAGTGACAACATATGCTCTGTCTGTCATTATGGAGGTGAGTTAGTTCTATGTGACCTGTGTCCATCCTCGTTTCACACTCAGTGCGTTGGTTTAAAG GATGTCCCGGAGGGTGATTGGTTCTGTCCGTCCTGCTGTTGTCAGATTTGCAAATCTAATACCGGAAATAGACCAGCCAAAGACCCTTCCTTCCGCATATGTTATCAGTGTGAGCGACGAT ATCATGCCGAGTGCCTCACAATTGAAGAAGATGCAACCGGTTATTGGTTCTGCCACGATACATGTCGACAG ATATTTCATGGTCTGCGCGATATTCTGGGGGTAAAGGTTCCTGTGGGAACTGAAAATATGACTTGGACTTTAGTGAAATACATGGAATCAGATTTTTCTAAGAACGGTGCAGCATCTAATGACGAGGTTCTGGTGGAGAGTTACAGCAAGCTTAATGTTGCCCTTAGCGTAATGCATGAATGTTTCGAACCTGTCAAAGAGCCAAGGACAAGGAGGGATCTAATGGAAGACGTTATTTTTAGTAGACG GTCAGATCTTAACCGTTTGAACTTTCAAGGGTTCTACACAGTACTACTGGAAAAGAATGACGAATTGGTCTCAGCGGCTAGTGTGAG GATATATGGCAAAACTGTTGCAGAAGTCCCTCTAGTCGCGACACGGTTTCAATTTCGTCGACTTGGGATGTGTAGAATTCTGATGAATGAGCTTGAGAAG CAATTCACAGAATTGGGAATCGAGAGGCTTGTGTTGCCTGCTATTCCAACTGTACTTAACACATGGATAAATTCATTCGGTTTCTCCAAGATGGATGAATCAGAGAGATTAAACTTTCTGGTCTACACCTTCCTCGACTTCCAGGGCACCGTATTCTGCCAGAAAATGTTGAATATCAATCTTTCTATGATTTTGGGCCTACCTGCAG aaaaacaaacaaactacTATGCCGACATTGAGTTTGATGGAAACAGTGCTGTCTCTGAAGTTCTTGAAAGGAAACTAGTAGAGGAGACCGACACCACAGAGCAAGAAATGGCGTG CAATAAAACAGTAGCTGACAATGGCGATGCTGGTTGCTCCACTGAAAAAGCCATTGTG GTGGTGGATCAACCAACTGTCCCGGACTACTCGTCTCTCCATCCCGCCCTTGATTATCCTTTACTATCTACGAGCAGTGGCACACAATCTGAAAGCAGCACTCAGGTTACATTAAAATGCTACAAGCGAAGGAAAGTATCCGCCTGCTAA
- the LOC121787425 gene encoding uncharacterized protein At5g39865-like, producing MWLRRNKARHRVHDAPTLKFACSSFKDVHSLLYDDADSPRSPSSPSIYHRNRSAKELIRSLSIPTAREIRIRGAAAENSVVVYFTSLRVIRRTFDDCSAVRSILRSFRVPIDERDLAMDSRFMEELQRILGEPEKSLLTLPRVFTGGRYLGGAEEVRRLHESGELKKHLKGLPPAEPGTCGVCGGYGFVLCKECGGSHKCYYYRGKKSVFRSCTSCNENGLVRCPSCSCSPAPPT from the coding sequence ATGTGGCTGAGGCGAAACAAAGCGAGACACCGTGTCCACGACGCGCCGACGCTGAAATTCGCCTGCTCGTCGTTCAAGGATGTCCACAGCCTCCTCTACGACGATGCCGATTCCCCGCGCTCCCCTTCCTCGCCGTCGATCTACCACCGCAACCGCAGCGCGAAGGAGCTCATCCGCTCCCTGTCCATCCCCACCGCCCGCGAGATCCGGATCCGCGGCGCGGCGGCGGAGAATTCCGTGGTGGTGTACTTCACGAGCCTCCGCGTGATCCGCCGCACGTTCGACGACTGCAGCGCCGTCCGATCGATCCTCCGGTCGTTCCGCGTGCCGATCGACGAGCGCGATCTGGCGATGGACTCGCGGTTCATGGAGGAGCTGCAGAGGATCCTCGGCGAGCCGGAGAAGTCGCTTCTGACGTTGCCGAGGGTGTTCACGGGCGGGAGGTATCTCGGCGGCGCGGAGGAGGTGCGGCGCCTCCACGAGAGCGGCGAGCTGAAGAAGCACCTCAAGGGGCTGCCGCCGGCGGAACCGGGCACGTGCGGGGTGTGCGGCGGTTACGGATTCGTGCTGTGCAAGGAGTGCGGTGGGAGCCACAAATGCTATTACTATAGGGGGAAGAAAAGCGTATTCAGGAGTTGTACCTCGTGCAATGAGAATGGTCTCGTCAGGTGCCCTTCTTGCTCTTGCTCCCCTGCGCCGCCTACATGA
- the LOC121787420 gene encoding asparagine synthetase [glutamine-hydrolyzing]-like codes for MCGILAVLGCADDSQAKRVRVLELSRRLKHRGPDWSGLYQHGDFYLTHQRLAIVDPASGDQPLYNEDEKIVVTVNGEIYNHEELRKLMPKHKFRTGSDCDVIAHLYEEYGDKFLDMLDGMFSFVLLDCRDNSFLVARDAIGITSLYIGWGLDGSIWISSELKGLHDECEHFEAFPPGHLYSSKSGGLKRWYNPPWFSESIPSTPYDPLALRRAFEKAVIKRLMTDVPFGVLLSGGLDSSLVASVTSRYMAGTKAAKQWGSQLHSFCVGLEGSPDLKAAKEVADYLGTVHHEFHFTVQDGIDAIEDVIYHIETYDVTTIRASTPMFLMSRKIKSLGVKMVLSGEGADEIFGGYLYFHKAPNKEEFHRENCHKLKALHQYDCLRANKATSAWGLEARVPFLDKEFLNVAMSIDPEWKLIKPDQGRIEKWIMRRAFDDEERPYLPKHILYRQKEQFSDGVGYSWIDGLKAHAEEHVTDRMMLNADHIFPHNTPTSKEAYYYRMIFERFFPQNSARLTVPGGASVACSTPTAVLWDASWSKNLDPSGRAAIGVHNSGYEKHLANGNLTTSKITDSAPMRDGVGAPGLTIRG; via the exons ATGTGTGGAATTCTAGCGGTTTTGGGGTGCGCCGATGACTCTCAAGCCAAGAGAGTTCGCGTTCTCGAGCTTTCTCGCAG GTTGAAGCACCGGGGCCCTGATTGGAGTGGATTGTACCAGCATGGAGATTTTTACCTGACCCATCAGAGGCTAGCTATTGTCGATCCCGCCTCTGGGGATCAACCTCTTTACAATGAAGACGAAAAGATTGTGGTCACG GTGAATGGAGAAATCTACAATCATGAGGAGCTGCGGAAGCTTATGCCTAAACACAAATTCCGTACCGGGAGTGACTGTGATGTCATAGCTCATCTT TATGAAGAGTATGGAGATAAGTTTTTGGATATGTTAGATGGGATGTTCTCATTTGTGCTGTTGGATTGTCGCGATAATAGCTTCCTTGTGGCTCGTGATGCGATTGGGATCACTTCCCTGTATATTGGTTGGGGGCTTGATG GCTCTATCTGGATATCATCTGAGCTCAAAGGGCTGCACGACGAATGCGAGCACTTTGAAGCCTTCCCACCCGGTCACCTCTACTCAAGCAAGAGTGGAGGGCTTAAAAGATGGTACAACCCTCCCTGGTTCTCAGAGTCCATCCCTTCAACTCCTTACGACCCTTTAGCTTTGAGGCGTGCTTTTGAAAAG GCTGTTATAAAAAGGCTAATGACTGATGTGCCTTTTGGAGTTCTTCTTTCGGGAGGACTTGATTCGTCACTAGTTGCATCTGTTACTTCTCGTTACATGGCTGGCACGAAAGCAGCGAAACAGTGGGGATCACAGCTTCATTCATTCTGTGTTGGCCTTGAG GGCTCGCCTGATCTGAAGGCTGCTAAAGAAGTTGCTGATTATCTTGGTACTGTTCACCATGAGTTTCATTTCACTGTTCAG GATGGAATTGATGCAATTGAGGATGTGATTTATCACATTGAGACTTATGATGTAACTACTATTCGAGCTAGCACTCCTATGTTCCTTATGTCGCGTAAAATCAAATCACTCGGAGTGAAAATGGTCTTATCAGGTGAGGGCGCGGATGAGATTTTTGGCGGCTATCTTTACTTCCACAAGGCACCCAACAAGGAAGAGTTCCACCGTGAAAACTGCCACAAG TTAAAAGCTCTTCATCAATACGATTGTCTTCGAGCGAATAAGGCAACTTCAGCGTGGGGTTTAGAAGCTCGCGTTCCTTTTCTGGATAAGGAATTTCTGAATGTTGCAATGAGCATTGACCCTGAATGGAAGCTG ATAAAGCCTGACCAAGGGAGAATCGAAAAGTGGATAATGAGGAGAGCCTTTGATGATGAGGAGCGCCCTTATCTTCCAAAG CACATCCTCTATAGGCAAAAGGAGCAATTCAGTGACGGCGTGGGCTATAGTTGGATCGACGGGCTCAAAGCTCATGCTGAAGAACAT GTTACTGATAGGATGATGCTCAACGCCGATCACATCTTCCCCCACAACACGCCCACATCGAAGGAGGCGTACTACTACAGGATGATATTCGAGAGATTCTTTCCTCAG AATTCAGCCCGTCTCACCGTTCCCGGAGGGGCGAGCGTGGCTTGCAGCACGCCCACAGCTGTTCTGTGGGATGCATCATGGTCAAAGAACCTAGACCCCTCGGGCAGGGCAGCCATTGGCGTCCACAACTCAGGCTATGAGAAGCATCTGGCCAACGGGAacctgacgacgtccaagataACCGACTCTGCTCCGATGAGGGACGGGGTCGGTGCTCCGGGGCTCACCATCAGGGGCTAG
- the LOC121787422 gene encoding pentatricopeptide repeat-containing protein At2g30100, chloroplastic-like, with translation MATVCGIAAVINLGLTHPPSSKNFVFFASHHRLKLRSCPRKSLFKRRSNSRDSGLFRSVQLDVYITSDDEDEMGEGFFEAIEELERMAREPSDVLEEMNDRLSARELQLVLVYFAQEGRDSWCALEVFEWLKKENRVDKETMELMVSIMCTWVKKLIEERSRVEDVVDLLVDMDCVGLKTSFSMIEKVISLYWEAGEREEAVLFVKEVLRRGISGLDEDKEGNKGGPAGYLAWKMMEEGNYRDAAKFVIHLRECGLKPEVYSHLIAMTAVVKELNEFAKALRKLKGFTKSGLVAELDADNVLLIENYQEDLLATGLRLSNWVIEEGGPSLHGVVHERLLAMYVCAGRGSEAEGQLWQMKLAGKQADGDLYDIVLAICASQKESSSVGRLLTRMDVASSFQRKKTLSWLLRGYIKGGHFKSAAETVIKMLDMGLHPEFLDRVAVLQGLSRRIQQGGNVDAYLTLCKRLSDANLIGPTLLYLHLRKHKLWIIKML, from the exons ATGGCAACCGTTTGTGGAATTGCCGCGGTGATAAACCTGGGTTTGACTCACCCTCCCTCTTCGAAAAACTTCGTCTTTTTTGCTTCCCATCATCGGCTGAAGCTCCGATCTTGCCCGAGGAAGTCATTATTCAAAAGAAGAAGCAATTCTCGCGATTCGGGGCTGTTCAGATCCGTTCAATTGGACGTCTACATCACGAGTGATGACGAGGACGAGATGGGGGAAGGGTTCTTCGAGGCGATCGAGGAGCTCGAGCGCATGGCCCGGGAGCCCTCCGACGTGCTGGAGGAGATGAACGATAGGTTATCGGCCCGCGAATTGCAGCTGGTGCTGGTTTACTTCGCCCAGGAAGGGAGGGATTCTTGGTGCGCTTTGGAGGTTTTCGAATGGCTGAAGAAGGAGAACAGAGTGGATAAGGAGACGATGGAGTTGATGGTGTCGATAATGTGCACGTGGGTGAAGAAGTTGATCGAGGAGAGGAGCAGGGTGGAGGATGTGGTTGATCTCTTGGTGGACATGGACTGCGTTGGGTTGAAGACGAGCTTTAGCATGATTGAGAAGGTTATCTCGCTGTATTGGGAGGCCGGGGAGAGGGAGGAGGCTGTGTTGTTTGTGAAGGAAGTGTTGAGGAGGGGGATTTCGGGTTTGGATGAGGATAAGGAGGGGAATAAAGGGGGCCCGGCTGGGTACCTTGCGTGGAAGATGATG GAAGAGGGGAACTATAGAGATGCCGCCAAGTTTGTGATTCACCTTAGAGAGTGTGGGCTGAAGCCAGAAGTATACAGCCATCTGATTGCGATGACGGCAGTAGTGAAGGAGCTCAACGAATTCGCAAAAGCATTACGCAAGTTGAAAGGCTTCACCAAGTCCGGTCTCGTTGCTGAGCTCGATGCAGACAACGTTCTCCTCATCGAGAACTACCAAGAAGATCTTCTGGCCACCGGGCTCCGCCTCTCAAACTGGGTAATCGAGGAGGGAGGTCCGTCGCTCCATGGCGTTGTCCACGAGCGACTCCTGGCTATGTACGTCTGTGCTGGACGAGGGAGCGAGGCTGAGGGACAGCTGTGGCAAATGAAGCTTGCTGGTAAGCAGGCCGATGGGGATCTGTACGACATTGTCCTGGCTATATGTGCGTCGCAGAAGGAGAGCAGCTCGGTCGGGAGGCTCCTCACCCGAATGGACGTCGCGAGCTCGTTCCAGCGGAAGAAGACGCTGTCGTGGCTGCTGAGAGGCTACATCAAAGGCGGCCACTTCAAGAGCGCGGCCGAGACTGTGATCAAGATGCTCGACATGGGATTGCATCCGGAGTTCCTCGACAGAGTCGCGGTGCTGCAGGGACTGAGCCGGAGAATTCAGCAGGGCGGGAACGTCGATGCCTACCTCACGCTGTGCAAACGCCTGTCAGATGCGAACCTCATCGGGCCGACTCTCCTCTACCTTCATTTGAGGAAACACAAGCTTTGGATCATCAAGATGCTCTGA